One window from the genome of Gimesia aquarii encodes:
- a CDS encoding (Fe-S)-binding protein, giving the protein MTPDTSLVNSTATSKDSEQVPGSEIPYEKFLDCIHCGLCTAACPTYLETGNENDSPRGRIYLMRAVVDQRIELTDSVRGHLDLCLDCRSCETACPSGVQYGRLIEPFRVDIHKMESAAGTGPESDWFHRWILYRLFPYPNRIRWALLPARIMQFLMVDKLIDSLKLTYLLPQKLRRMHNLLPRLQPVEAALPEILPAKGTQRARVAFFTGCVSEGMYSHVNRATVRVLQENGCEVLVPRNQTCCGAIHYHSGSDQAALKFALQNLAAFDLDALDAIIVNVAGCGAMLKDYGHIVDEIEGVPQEQVEKLKQLATKFRDVSEFLFELGPVPPQGEIPIRATYHDACHLVHAQKVQNQPRKLLELVPGLTLAPLNESTICCGAAGSYNLTQPEMADQLGQRKLKNILDTKADVVISGNVGCTLQIDSQLRQAHKPLWVAHPMEILDLSYRNQKPPI; this is encoded by the coding sequence ATGACACCCGATACTTCTCTAGTGAATTCGACCGCGACTTCGAAAGATTCAGAACAAGTTCCAGGTTCTGAAATACCATATGAAAAATTTCTGGACTGTATTCATTGTGGATTATGTACCGCTGCCTGTCCTACTTATTTAGAAACGGGAAATGAAAACGACAGCCCTCGCGGGCGTATTTATCTAATGCGGGCCGTGGTAGATCAACGCATTGAACTTACTGATTCCGTACGAGGGCATCTTGATTTATGTCTGGACTGTCGTAGTTGTGAGACAGCTTGCCCCTCAGGTGTGCAATACGGTCGTTTGATCGAACCATTTCGAGTCGATATTCATAAAATGGAATCAGCTGCAGGAACAGGCCCGGAAAGCGACTGGTTTCACCGTTGGATTCTCTATCGGCTTTTTCCTTATCCCAATCGCATTCGCTGGGCGTTATTACCTGCGCGCATCATGCAATTTTTGATGGTCGATAAATTGATCGATTCTTTAAAATTGACTTATTTGTTACCTCAAAAATTACGTCGCATGCACAATCTTTTGCCTCGACTCCAACCTGTTGAAGCTGCCTTACCAGAAATATTACCCGCAAAAGGTACCCAACGAGCTCGTGTCGCTTTCTTTACAGGCTGCGTTTCGGAGGGAATGTATAGCCATGTGAATCGCGCCACAGTCCGTGTCTTACAAGAAAATGGCTGTGAAGTTCTTGTTCCCCGAAATCAAACTTGTTGCGGTGCCATCCATTATCACAGTGGATCAGATCAGGCAGCTCTCAAATTTGCTTTACAGAATCTTGCGGCGTTTGACTTAGATGCATTAGATGCCATCATTGTCAATGTAGCCGGCTGTGGTGCGATGCTCAAAGATTACGGACATATCGTTGATGAAATCGAAGGTGTCCCCCAAGAGCAGGTTGAAAAACTCAAACAATTGGCCACAAAATTCCGGGATGTTTCAGAGTTTTTGTTTGAATTAGGACCAGTTCCTCCTCAAGGCGAAATACCAATCCGAGCCACCTATCACGATGCATGCCATCTGGTACATGCACAGAAAGTACAAAATCAACCAAGAAAACTGCTTGAATTAGTTCCAGGATTAACACTGGCTCCTCTAAATGAATCAACCATCTGTTGTGGTGCGGCGGGAAGCTATAACCTGACACAACCTGAAATGGCAGATCAACTTGGCCAACGAAAATTGAAAAACATTCTTGATACGAAGGCTGATGTTGTGATCAGCGGTAATGTAGGCTGCACGCTCCAAATTGATTCACAACTGCGTCAGGCTCACAAACCACTCTGGGTTGCGCACCCCATGGAAATCCTGGATCTCAGTTATCGAAATCAAAAACCTCCAATTTGA
- a CDS encoding FAD-binding oxidoreductase: protein MVEQTSQTITQKTPLLAELKKGSSDFSSLVQQLTETVGKEGVLYDAQELLVYECDGYIVDKNAPDIVVFPTSTEQVSKIVKLCNQYNVPFLARGAGTSLSGGCLPIGGGVMIVLTRMKQILEINLRDRYAIVEPGMVNLHLTNALKGTGYHYAPDPSSQGACTIGGNIATNSGGPHTLKYGVTTNHVLGLEAVLPDGSIIELGGPTAEVPGYDLHGLYVGNEGTFGICTKAIVRLTRDPESHRTMLAVFQTIADATRAISEMIAAGIIPSALEMMDQGIIEAVEEAFHFGFPLDAGAVLLIEVDGLEIALDEEVRQILDICNACNVREIQRADTPEERLLIWKSRKQAFGAIGRLSPSYCTQDGVVPRTRLPEILEFIEETSKRYGLKIVNVFHAGDGNVHPILLFDERDQEQIQKVLEASEEILEKCLELGGSVTGEHGIGVEKINFMSRIFNQTDLDAMESVRNIFNPRQICSRDKVLPPIQSDEKSTVKQSHPARHAPH, encoded by the coding sequence ATGGTTGAACAAACCAGCCAGACGATCACTCAAAAAACTCCTTTATTGGCTGAGTTGAAAAAGGGAAGTTCTGATTTTTCCTCTCTGGTTCAACAGTTAACAGAAACTGTTGGTAAAGAGGGGGTCTTGTACGATGCACAAGAATTACTTGTCTATGAGTGCGATGGATATATCGTCGACAAAAATGCGCCTGACATCGTTGTTTTCCCCACTTCAACTGAACAGGTTTCGAAAATAGTCAAGCTATGCAATCAATACAATGTTCCATTCCTAGCAAGAGGTGCTGGAACCAGCCTTTCCGGAGGCTGCCTCCCAATTGGCGGAGGAGTCATGATTGTTTTGACTCGTATGAAGCAAATTCTGGAAATCAACCTGAGAGACCGTTACGCCATTGTTGAACCTGGAATGGTCAATTTGCATCTGACAAATGCACTTAAAGGAACGGGATATCACTATGCTCCAGATCCTTCCAGCCAGGGTGCCTGTACGATAGGCGGGAACATTGCCACCAATTCAGGCGGACCTCACACTTTAAAATATGGTGTCACGACAAATCATGTTCTTGGTCTGGAGGCAGTTTTACCAGATGGTTCTATCATTGAACTCGGTGGACCTACAGCAGAAGTTCCCGGTTATGATCTACATGGCCTCTACGTTGGGAATGAGGGTACATTTGGAATTTGTACCAAAGCGATCGTAAGGCTCACTCGTGATCCCGAATCGCACCGCACCATGTTGGCGGTGTTTCAAACAATTGCAGACGCGACACGTGCGATCTCCGAAATGATTGCAGCAGGCATTATCCCTTCTGCCTTGGAAATGATGGACCAGGGAATTATCGAAGCCGTGGAAGAGGCGTTCCACTTTGGCTTCCCCCTTGACGCAGGAGCCGTTTTACTTATTGAAGTTGATGGTCTCGAAATTGCGTTGGATGAAGAAGTACGACAAATATTGGACATCTGTAATGCCTGTAACGTTCGCGAAATTCAAAGAGCAGACACTCCCGAAGAACGGCTCCTCATCTGGAAAAGCCGTAAGCAGGCTTTTGGAGCCATTGGTCGTCTGAGTCCTAGCTACTGCACGCAAGATGGTGTTGTTCCACGAACACGACTTCCGGAAATTCTCGAATTTATTGAGGAAACCAGTAAACGCTATGGTTTAAAAATCGTCAATGTTTTTCATGCAGGAGATGGGAACGTGCATCCGATTCTCTTGTTCGATGAACGAGATCAAGAGCAAATCCAAAAAGTTCTAGAGGCAAGTGAAGAGATTCTGGAAAAGTGCCTGGAACTCGGCGGGAGTGTCACCGGAGAACATGGTATCGGTGTTGAAAAAATCAATTTTATGAGCCGTATCTTCAATCAAACAGATTTGGATGCAATGGAATCTGTGCGGAATATTTTTAATCCCCGACAAATTTGTAGTCGCGATAAAGTTCTACCACCAATTCAATCTGATGAAAAATCAACTGTGAAACAGTCTCACCCTGCTCGACATGCACCGCATTGA
- a CDS encoding DUF3604 domain-containing protein → MNYRNFFGDLHNHNQVGYALGSLDRSFEIARNHLDFYAFTPHSYWPDVEEYDGKITHKWRNGFHIARSRWPEVVELAKQFDRPGEFVTILGYERHGTEEGDYHILYPDMDGDYELIEDLVELQAFARQRGCLLIPHHPANRLGHRGFDARKLAPDVSPVLEIHSEWGCAEHDRAPFPYKRHTEGGRWTKHTLQYYLNQGYRLGVIASTDDHLGHPGGYREGLAAVKATELTRPAIFDAIRNRRTYAVSGDRIELDFFLNDQIMGQELPFTDQRQLKVHVRGWDVIDRVEVLKNGRVIHRNFPVDNEPDNHSWEKPVVLRFEYGWGPWPALGWGGTADWNFTVNVDGGSIEQIQPCFTTGPLDEFRRDQILEQSAHKLKIQSFTALKQQVDDWSQKAVVMRIKGDASTKVSISCIEPGECQLSQTFADLAVSNEMLFTRPFPWESAMLHRIVFHDQWETEFELEDTGEGKQDDWYYVRVIQSNGEMAWSSPIWVNKK, encoded by the coding sequence TTGAACTACCGAAATTTTTTTGGTGATCTTCATAACCACAACCAAGTAGGTTATGCACTGGGCTCTCTGGATCGCTCTTTTGAAATTGCTCGAAATCATTTGGATTTTTATGCATTCACGCCTCATTCTTACTGGCCTGATGTTGAAGAGTATGATGGAAAAATCACGCATAAGTGGAGAAACGGATTTCACATTGCTCGTTCTCGCTGGCCTGAAGTTGTCGAATTAGCAAAACAATTTGATCGCCCTGGAGAGTTCGTCACAATCCTGGGTTATGAGCGGCATGGAACTGAAGAAGGGGACTATCATATTCTCTATCCAGACATGGATGGTGACTATGAACTGATTGAAGATTTGGTGGAACTGCAAGCCTTCGCCAGACAAAGAGGCTGTCTACTGATTCCACATCATCCAGCCAATCGTCTTGGTCATAGAGGATTTGATGCCAGAAAATTGGCACCAGACGTTTCACCAGTTCTGGAAATCCATTCTGAATGGGGATGTGCTGAGCATGATCGTGCCCCTTTCCCATATAAACGACATACAGAGGGAGGTCGTTGGACAAAACACACATTGCAATATTATCTAAACCAGGGTTATCGATTAGGAGTGATTGCTAGCACTGACGATCACTTGGGACACCCAGGTGGTTACCGCGAAGGTCTTGCCGCAGTCAAAGCTACTGAATTGACCCGACCTGCAATCTTTGATGCAATACGTAACCGGCGCACCTATGCTGTCTCTGGAGATCGGATTGAACTCGACTTTTTTCTAAACGATCAAATAATGGGACAAGAGCTACCGTTTACAGATCAACGTCAACTCAAAGTCCATGTTCGTGGCTGGGACGTCATCGATCGAGTCGAAGTTCTCAAAAATGGACGTGTGATTCATCGTAATTTTCCAGTAGACAATGAACCAGACAACCACTCCTGGGAAAAGCCTGTTGTCTTGAGATTTGAATATGGCTGGGGGCCTTGGCCTGCTTTAGGCTGGGGAGGCACAGCTGATTGGAATTTCACGGTAAATGTTGACGGGGGAAGTATTGAACAAATTCAACCCTGTTTTACAACTGGCCCACTCGATGAATTTCGACGCGATCAAATCCTGGAACAATCGGCTCACAAGTTGAAAATTCAATCATTTACGGCGCTTAAGCAACAAGTGGATGACTGGTCTCAAAAAGCAGTTGTGATGCGCATCAAGGGAGATGCAAGCACAAAAGTCTCGATCTCCTGTATCGAACCGGGTGAATGCCAATTGTCACAGACTTTCGCCGATCTTGCTGTTAGCAATGAGATGTTATTTACTCGCCCGTTTCCCTGGGAATCAGCGATGCTGCATCGAATTGTATTTCATGATCAATGGGAAACTGAGTTTGAACTGGAAGATACTGGAGAGGGCAAACAGGACGATTGGTACTATGTCCGTGTAATTCAGTCAAATGGGGAAATGGCCTGGTCCAGCCCCATTTGGGTCAATAAAAAATGA
- a CDS encoding FAD-binding oxidoreductase, translating to MSSTQSDSLEEFIPASQTELSRFMTDNAATSQKQIFPVGGRTSLSVCCASSLSGIQVCTSQLNRVIDYPVRDMTITVEAGMRIDHLNEIVSAEGQRLPVDVPQSNRATLGGIIATNTSGPKRFSYGTIRDYVIGTSAVDGTGNLFKSGGRVVKNVAGYDLKKMLVGSLGSLAIISQVSLNLRPKPETLSMVWFTFDSYQKIDRALEALTTSGTRPTAIEYCNSKAARQIAAESRFELPCENDVICISYEGSNNEVHWQTNKIIEEWKEFSPLSAQIVDSDHATRLYNAFVEYQTSSDDPVTLKAVVLPSQMLKFVEAATELNIAVQAHAADGIVFGHLPDSASSLEDVKHILNRLKKEPSLQTGYLTIYQCESEWAEALPLFCSSPPGWSIMREMKNAFDPHQLLNSRRFAELVET from the coding sequence ATGTCGTCCACACAATCTGACTCTCTCGAAGAGTTCATTCCCGCATCGCAAACTGAATTAAGCAGATTCATGACGGACAATGCGGCAACGTCTCAAAAACAGATTTTTCCTGTTGGCGGTCGTACCTCGCTATCAGTATGTTGTGCTTCCAGCCTGTCCGGCATTCAGGTGTGTACATCCCAATTGAATCGCGTTATTGATTATCCAGTACGAGATATGACAATTACCGTGGAAGCAGGTATGCGAATTGATCATCTCAATGAAATCGTCTCCGCAGAAGGACAGCGTCTCCCCGTTGATGTTCCTCAGTCCAACCGAGCCACACTGGGAGGGATCATCGCCACTAACACAAGTGGCCCTAAACGTTTTTCATACGGAACAATCCGCGACTACGTCATTGGCACATCAGCCGTCGATGGAACTGGAAATCTATTCAAATCAGGGGGCAGGGTAGTCAAAAATGTGGCCGGCTATGATCTGAAAAAAATGCTGGTCGGATCTCTCGGATCATTAGCCATCATCAGCCAGGTCTCTCTGAACTTGCGTCCCAAGCCGGAGACTCTCTCCATGGTCTGGTTTACTTTTGATTCCTACCAGAAAATTGATCGTGCTCTGGAAGCATTGACAACTTCAGGAACGCGCCCCACTGCAATCGAATATTGTAACAGTAAAGCAGCCAGACAAATCGCAGCAGAATCACGCTTTGAGCTTCCCTGTGAGAACGATGTCATTTGTATTAGTTACGAAGGTTCAAATAACGAAGTTCACTGGCAAACGAACAAAATCATCGAAGAGTGGAAAGAGTTCTCTCCCCTGAGCGCTCAAATTGTTGATTCGGACCATGCAACCAGACTCTATAATGCATTTGTAGAATACCAGACTTCATCAGACGACCCCGTAACTCTTAAGGCAGTAGTACTTCCTTCACAAATGCTGAAATTTGTGGAAGCGGCAACAGAGTTAAACATTGCTGTCCAAGCGCATGCGGCAGATGGCATTGTTTTCGGCCATTTACCAGACTCAGCCAGCTCACTAGAAGATGTAAAGCATATTTTAAACCGATTAAAAAAAGAACCTTCTCTCCAAACAGGGTATCTGACTATTTATCAATGTGAATCAGAATGGGCAGAGGCGCTTCCCTTGTTCTGTTCATCTCCTCCTGGATGGTCGATCATGCGGGAAATGAAAAATGCGTTTGACCCACATCAACTTTTAAATTCAAGACGATTCGCAGAACTGGTTGAAACGTGA
- a CDS encoding HAD family hydrolase, with protein sequence MSHTVPIQAVAFDLDGLMFNTEHVFFLSGDALLQRRGKKMTSEILHGMMGRRALEGFQHLSSHLNEPEDPHELWVESQEIFYSLLDQHLKPMQGLFELLDYLDELDIPKGVATSSPRQHLETLLTQFDLMHRFQITLTAEDVTHGKPHPEIYLTTAQKLGVGPERMLVLEDSETGTKSGVSAGAHVVSIPHEHSDYGDFSSANYIASSLTDDKLLELLSASRT encoded by the coding sequence ATGTCTCATACAGTACCCATCCAGGCTGTTGCCTTTGATCTGGACGGATTAATGTTTAATACAGAGCATGTTTTTTTTCTATCGGGAGATGCGTTACTACAGCGTCGCGGTAAAAAAATGACTTCTGAGATCTTGCATGGCATGATGGGACGCCGCGCATTGGAAGGGTTCCAACATCTTTCCAGTCATTTGAATGAACCAGAGGATCCCCATGAGCTTTGGGTAGAAAGTCAGGAAATATTTTATTCACTTCTGGATCAGCACTTGAAACCGATGCAGGGACTGTTTGAATTACTAGATTATCTCGATGAGTTGGATATCCCCAAAGGAGTGGCAACATCTTCACCACGTCAGCATCTAGAGACATTACTCACGCAATTTGACTTGATGCATCGCTTTCAAATTACTTTAACTGCTGAAGATGTGACTCATGGAAAACCTCATCCTGAAATTTACCTGACGACGGCTCAGAAATTAGGGGTGGGGCCAGAGCGAATGTTAGTACTGGAAGATAGCGAAACCGGCACGAAATCTGGTGTGAGTGCAGGCGCTCATGTTGTATCAATACCACATGAACACAGCGATTACGGTGACTTTAGTTCTGCAAATTATATTGCCAGCAGTCTTACAGATGACAAGTTATTAGAATTACTTTCAGCAAGCAGAACGTGA
- the rho gene encoding transcription termination factor Rho — MAAKSSETSDKPKRRRTTKTQKKEEHSGEDTHHQNETDDLQDEYHRKAEDNFEIVESYRSSKSETESENMSDTPAESIGDNNSEKSETDQSEKTGGNRRRRRRRRKSDGSGQGNGPQGQGRQGGHNNRGRNNRGGRSRSGNGGRNQSRRPRSTSSAANENISGTIEGVLELHPKAYGFIRDPKANYKAQDSDAFVSSSLIEKHNLREGILIRGEVGPGTRGQGPRLKSIESIDGRTVEQYMEIKPFDELTPINPFEQIKLETGAMPITMRVMDLLTPIGKGQRALVVAPPRTGKTMLLQDIAEAVSKNHPEIRLMVLLIDERPEEVTEMERSIRGEVISSSMDRDVESHVRTSQLIFERGKRLAEAGEDAFILLDSITRTARAFNKWVGNTGRTMSGGLDVKAMDIPKKMFGTARRFDEGGSLTVLGTALIDTGSRMDEVIFQEFKGTGNMEMVLSRDLSDRRIFPAIDITLSGTRREEKILDPEVMDGVTMLRRSLISLNPVEAMEQLSSTLKKFPTNKEFLEKIRAIL; from the coding sequence ATGGCTGCTAAAAGTTCTGAAACTTCAGACAAACCCAAACGTCGAAGAACAACAAAGACACAAAAAAAAGAAGAGCACTCGGGAGAAGACACTCATCACCAAAATGAAACCGATGATCTGCAAGATGAATACCATCGTAAAGCAGAAGATAATTTCGAAATTGTCGAAAGCTATCGATCATCCAAGAGCGAAACAGAATCAGAAAATATGTCAGACACACCTGCTGAATCGATAGGCGACAATAACTCCGAAAAATCAGAGACTGACCAATCTGAAAAGACAGGTGGCAATCGAAGGAGAAGGCGAAGAAGAAGAAAATCAGATGGATCTGGCCAAGGCAACGGTCCCCAGGGTCAAGGTCGTCAAGGTGGACATAACAATCGAGGTCGCAACAATAGAGGGGGCCGATCACGTTCCGGCAATGGTGGAAGAAATCAATCCCGACGTCCTCGTTCTACCTCTTCTGCAGCCAATGAAAACATCTCAGGAACGATCGAAGGGGTTCTTGAACTGCACCCTAAAGCTTACGGTTTTATTCGAGACCCGAAGGCAAACTACAAAGCACAAGACTCAGATGCATTTGTTTCCAGCTCTCTTATTGAAAAACACAATCTGCGTGAAGGCATCTTGATTCGAGGAGAAGTTGGTCCAGGCACCAGAGGGCAAGGGCCACGTCTCAAAAGCATTGAATCAATTGATGGTCGAACCGTTGAACAGTATATGGAAATTAAGCCCTTCGATGAGTTGACCCCTATCAACCCCTTCGAGCAAATTAAACTTGAAACTGGTGCCATGCCAATTACGATGCGCGTCATGGACCTGCTTACGCCAATCGGAAAAGGGCAAAGGGCACTCGTTGTTGCTCCACCGCGAACCGGAAAAACGATGTTGTTACAAGACATCGCAGAGGCGGTCAGTAAAAACCATCCTGAAATCCGCTTGATGGTCTTATTGATCGACGAACGACCAGAAGAAGTCACAGAGATGGAACGCTCTATTAGAGGCGAGGTCATCTCATCTTCAATGGACCGAGACGTCGAAAGTCATGTTCGTACAAGCCAGCTTATTTTTGAGCGTGGTAAACGCCTGGCTGAAGCTGGAGAAGATGCATTCATCCTTCTGGATAGTATTACTCGAACAGCGCGGGCGTTCAATAAATGGGTCGGAAATACAGGCCGTACCATGAGCGGTGGTCTGGATGTCAAAGCGATGGACATTCCTAAAAAGATGTTCGGAACAGCACGACGATTTGATGAAGGTGGCTCTCTAACTGTTTTAGGAACAGCACTGATTGACACCGGTAGTCGCATGGATGAAGTAATTTTCCAGGAATTTAAAGGGACTGGCAATATGGAGATGGTTCTCAGTCGGGATCTCTCCGACCGTCGCATATTCCCTGCTATCGACATTACACTTTCGGGTACACGGCGTGAAGAAAAAATCCTCGATCCAGAGGTTATGGATGGTGTCACAATGCTTCGCCGAAGTTTAATTTCATTAAATCCTGTCGAAGCGATGGAACAGCTCAGTAGCACGCTCAAAAAATTCCCCACGAACAAAGAGTTTCTCGAAAAAATCCGAGCGATCCTGTAA
- a CDS encoding dienelactone hydrolase family protein, with protein sequence MRFQSLNVLIYSLIILTLSIELGAEEKVVRKRSDPSKIDSPWDDLLAGINSPEEWIEHKKEIRKQYLKLIRDEFKPKKPALELQFHDTVIVDGVYRRQLISYQVEKDERAHAFLGVPLNLRGPAPAIVALHGTYAYGKKRAAGLIDNPDKAYLDHLCRRGYVVIAPDHFVAGHRIPQEGPYDTTAFYKKHPQWTAVGKFTYEHSIAIDVLESLKEVNPDKIGALGHSLGGHGTMFLAAYDERVQAAAGNCSASFFRQNSKVEAWSRDRWYVYFKHIRPGLLEGELPPIDFHEIMALIAPRAFLDLSGLNDGDPLTQRQRVLMLLKVMDVYELEKAPQNFAFYVHGKGHSVAHESRELMYGWMDTHLKPRSVTKTTLVIP encoded by the coding sequence ATGCGGTTTCAATCTTTGAATGTGCTTATTTATTCGCTGATAATTCTTACTCTCAGTATTGAGCTAGGTGCTGAAGAAAAGGTTGTAAGAAAACGTTCTGACCCCAGCAAAATTGATTCGCCGTGGGATGATCTGCTTGCAGGAATCAATTCTCCCGAAGAGTGGATAGAACATAAAAAGGAAATCAGGAAACAGTATTTAAAGCTAATCCGTGACGAGTTCAAACCTAAAAAGCCTGCTTTAGAATTACAATTTCATGATACGGTGATTGTCGATGGAGTCTATCGTAGACAGCTGATTAGTTATCAGGTTGAAAAGGATGAACGAGCACACGCCTTTTTGGGAGTACCCTTGAACCTCCGGGGACCAGCACCTGCGATTGTGGCTTTACACGGTACCTATGCTTATGGAAAAAAACGAGCAGCCGGGTTGATTGATAATCCCGATAAAGCATATCTGGATCATTTATGTCGCAGAGGCTATGTCGTTATCGCACCAGATCATTTTGTCGCCGGCCATCGAATCCCCCAAGAGGGACCTTATGATACGACTGCTTTTTACAAAAAACATCCCCAGTGGACGGCTGTGGGAAAATTCACTTATGAGCACTCAATTGCGATTGATGTTTTGGAATCTTTGAAAGAAGTGAATCCCGATAAAATTGGTGCACTTGGTCATTCATTGGGTGGTCATGGTACGATGTTCTTAGCCGCTTATGATGAACGGGTTCAAGCGGCAGCCGGCAACTGTAGTGCTTCTTTTTTTCGCCAAAATTCAAAGGTTGAGGCGTGGTCTCGCGATCGGTGGTATGTTTATTTTAAACATATTCGGCCGGGTTTATTAGAAGGAGAATTGCCTCCTATTGACTTTCATGAAATCATGGCATTAATTGCTCCACGCGCCTTTCTCGATCTTTCCGGATTAAATGATGGAGATCCTCTGACTCAAAGACAGCGAGTGCTGATGTTGTTAAAAGTCATGGATGTTTATGAACTGGAAAAGGCCCCACAGAACTTTGCATTTTACGTACATGGAAAAGGACACTCGGTTGCTCATGAATCAAGAGAATTGATGTATGGTTGGATGGATACACATTTGAAACCAAGATCAGTCACGAAAACAACACTGGTAATTCCATAA
- the sixA gene encoding phosphohistidine phosphatase SixA: MELLIIRHGKAENAGVVPGGDAARPLSEYGSQQFRKVAHWIGEHQSAPELILHSPLVRTTQTAQILQDVVELNDELCYPQNWLGFGLNLESLISFVRSSEFERIAIIAHMPDVARCTADLIGGGSIIFKPGNVACIKFDTMIGIGLGSLKWHLSAPLF, from the coding sequence ATGGAACTACTAATTATCAGGCATGGAAAAGCTGAAAATGCAGGTGTTGTTCCCGGAGGTGATGCGGCAAGACCATTATCAGAATACGGCAGCCAACAGTTTAGAAAAGTGGCTCATTGGATTGGCGAACATCAGAGTGCTCCTGAGTTGATTCTGCACAGTCCTTTAGTAAGAACAACTCAGACTGCACAGATTTTACAAGATGTTGTGGAGTTGAATGATGAATTGTGTTATCCACAAAACTGGCTGGGGTTTGGATTGAACTTGGAATCATTGATTTCATTCGTCCGGTCTTCCGAATTTGAGAGAATTGCAATTATCGCTCATATGCCGGATGTGGCTCGATGTACTGCTGATTTAATCGGGGGTGGTTCGATTATATTTAAGCCTGGAAATGTCGCTTGTATTAAATTTGATACAATGATCGGTATTGGACTAGGCAGTTTAAAATGGCACCTGAGTGCACCGCTTTTTTAA
- a CDS encoding M48 family metalloprotease, whose protein sequence is MRLVIAAGIALFAFISYMMKSDINEITGENQIVALTEQQEIALGLQALPTIMSRHHGEHPDQMAQANVDRVGNRLLQNLNQSLQKAGRQNPYQFDFHLLNDDQVINAFALPGGQIFITAALYQQLESEGQLAGVLGHEIGHVLSRHGAQQMAKQELTQGLAGAAGVAGGDINSARMAQMVGSLVNMKYGRSDELESDRWGVKLLVMSGYDPYAMIGVMDILKRSAGAGRQPEIFSTHPDPGNRIERIKDYIQRTFPSGLPNDLEP, encoded by the coding sequence ATGCGCCTGGTGATTGCAGCAGGAATCGCACTGTTTGCTTTCATTTCCTATATGATGAAGAGCGACATCAATGAAATTACAGGGGAAAATCAAATCGTCGCACTCACAGAACAGCAAGAAATTGCACTGGGCCTGCAGGCGCTACCCACGATTATGAGTCGACACCATGGAGAACATCCAGACCAAATGGCACAAGCGAACGTCGATCGAGTTGGGAATCGTCTGCTTCAAAACTTAAATCAATCGCTACAAAAAGCAGGACGTCAGAATCCTTATCAGTTTGACTTCCACCTTCTGAATGATGACCAGGTTATTAATGCATTCGCTTTGCCAGGAGGTCAAATTTTTATCACAGCCGCTCTTTACCAACAGCTTGAATCGGAAGGGCAATTGGCAGGTGTACTCGGCCACGAAATCGGACACGTCCTGTCTAGACATGGAGCCCAACAAATGGCAAAACAGGAATTAACTCAGGGACTGGCAGGTGCCGCTGGTGTGGCTGGAGGTGATATTAACAGCGCCCGAATGGCTCAAATGGTTGGATCTTTAGTTAATATGAAATATGGAAGAAGTGATGAACTGGAATCCGACCGCTGGGGAGTCAAATTACTGGTAATGTCGGGCTACGATCCTTACGCAATGATTGGTGTAATGGATATTCTAAAGCGTTCAGCAGGAGCAGGTAGACAACCAGAAATATTCAGTACCCATCCTGATCCAGGGAATCGTATCGAACGCATCAAAGATTATATCCAACGTACTTTTCCCTCTGGCCTTCCTAATGATTTGGAGCCATAA